Part of the Apteryx mantelli isolate bAptMan1 unplaced genomic scaffold, bAptMan1.hap1 HAP1_SCAFFOLD_122, whole genome shotgun sequence genome is shown below.
GCATTTTTGGCCCCAGGGCGAGGAAAAACCATCTCTTACCTTCGGATGCTCCTGCCTCCCGCTCGCGACGGGGCCGCGCAATGCGGTCGGGGAGAAGCCCACCGCTGCTTTTAATACGCAGCCCCCCGGTGCCAAGTCCCGTTTTCCATGGAAATCGGAGGTGCCAGaaaccggggtgggggggagccaggggagccGAGGCGCTGGCTCAGCAGATCCGTTGGCTCCTGCCGAGGGCTTCTGCATCCAAGATAAGGATTTGGCAAAGAGGCCGCTCCAGCTGCGACCAGGCGGCTGACAGTTCTCGGAAATTCCCAGCAGGGATTTTTCCATGGAAAGCGAACCCCTCCTTTTGTTCCCCCCCAACACCacctctgctgggagcagggggtcACCGTGGAGGCATccatatgcacgtgcccaccaCCTTTCCTGGTACCCTCGGGGAGCTGGAACGTCCTGGCGGTGCAGGTTTGGTGTGGACACCGAAGCTCCAGGAGATGGTGGAGCAGGTGGGACAACCTGGACATCGCTGGGTTTGCAGCGGGGACGGCGCGCGAGCAGCACGGATGCATCTTCCCAGCTTGTCCACGCGCCGGTGATTAAGATCAGCTCACGCGGACCGTGCCGCTGTGTGTCCCCGGCCGCCGCGGAGAGGAGATCCGCTCGGGAGCTTGCAACAATCCTGCAATCCCAGGCGCATCGGATTTAAGGAGGCGGGGAGGTGCCGCGAAGTGCACGGAGAGGGCATCCCGGTGACCGGGCCACGGCGCCGCTTGCCAAGAAGGTCGCGCGTGCACAACACCAGCTGCAAGATGTCGTGGGCTGGCCCCCGCCGTCACGTTCTCCTGAAGTTCCCGGGAAGCCTGCGCTCTTTCACAATCCCGCTGCGCCAGATCCAAGCCCCTGCCTTATCTCCTTCCGCCAGCTTCCCCCTTGGATCTACCTCCGCGCTCGGTCCCTGGGGGCCGCTCCATCAAAAGCAGGACTCGCCTGGTGGAGCCAAAACGCTGCTCCCGCTGCTGTCGGGGGATGAGCACGAGGAGTTCCCTGGAAATCGGAGATAAGCAGCCTCCGGCTATAAAAGGGGGAGCCGCTGGAAGCCCCCGCGCACTCGCTGCCTCCGTGCTGCCGGCTCCATGCGTTTCGCCGAGAGGAAGGAGAAGCGCTGAAGCAGCCAGGAGCCTGTGGGTAAGCGGCTCTGCTTCGCACCTCGCTCGCGTTTCGGTTGCCCCTCGGGCATTTCGGTCGCATCGCTCAGACTTTGCGGTTGCATCTGCCTTGCATTTTGGCTGCACCTCGCTTGCATTTTCCTTGCACCTCCCTTCTCATTTTGGTTGCACCTCACTTGCATTTTGCTTGCATCTCGCTTGCATTTTGCTTACACCTCTCGTGCTTTGGTTGCACCTCACTTGTGTTTTGGCTGCACCTCGCTTGCATTTTGGTTGCACCTCACTCACATTTTGGTTGCACCTATCTCACATTTTGGCTGCACCTTGCTTGCATTTTGGTTGCACCTCACACATTTTGGTTGCATCTCGCTTGCATTTTGGTTGCACCTCACTTGCACTTTGCTTGCATCTTGCTTGCATTTTGGCTGCACCTCCCTTGCATTTTGGTTGCACCTCACTCACATTTTGCTTGCACCTCTCTTGCACTTTGCTTGCACTTGTCTCGCATTTTGGTTGCACCTCGCTTGCATTTTGCTTGCACCTCGCTTGCATTTTGCTTGCACCTCTCTCGTGCTTTGGTTGCACCTCGCTTGTGTTTTGGCTGCACATTGCTTGCATTTtggttgcacctcactcagatttTGCTTGCACCTATCTCACATTTTGGCTGCACCTCACTCACATTTTGGTTGCACCTCCCTTCTCGTTTTGGTTACATCTCGCTTGCATTTTGGTTGCACCTCTCTTGTGTTTTGGCTGTACCTCGCTTGTGTTTTGCTTGCACCTCTCTCGTGCTTTGGTTGCACCTCGCTTGTATTTTGCTTGCACCTCTCTCACATTTTGGCTGCACCTCCTTTGCATTTTGGTTGCACCTCCTTCACATTTtggttgcacctcactcagatttTGCTTGCACCTCTCTCGCATTTTGGTTGCACCTTGCTTGCATTTTGCTTGCACCTCTCTCGCGTTTTGGCTGCACCTTGCTTGCATTTTGCTTGCACCTCACTCATATTTCGGTTCCACGTCTCTCGCGTTTTGCTTGCATCTCGCTTTCATTTTGCTTGCACCTATCTCACATTTTGGCTGCACCTCGCTTGCATTTTGGTtgcacatccttcacattttggtTGCACCTCTCGCGCGTTTTGCTTGCACATCGCTTGCATTTTGGTTGCACCTCACTCACATTTTGTTGCACCTCTCTCGCGTTTTGCTTTCATCTCACTTGCATTTTGGTTGCACCTCACTCACATTTTGGTCGCACTTCGCTTGCATTTTGCTTGCACCTCTCTCATGTTTTGGTGGCATCTCTATCACATTGTGGTTGCATCTCTCTTGTGTTTTGCTTGCACCTCGCTCACGTTTTGGCTGCACCTCCCTTGCATTTCGGTTGCACCTCGCTCACATTTTGCTTGCACCTCTCTCGCATTTTTCTTGCACCTCCCTTGCATTTCTGCTAGGTCCCAAAGCTGCTGAGATCCCGGCGTTGCCTTATCCGAGCAAAACAAGGCGCCGGTGATCCCCAAGCAGAGTCCCAGCAAGGTTTAAACCCACTTTTGCCCTACTCTGCCTGTTATTTCTGTCTCTCCGTGAGGTTTTATCCATGGTCCACGCTCAGATACCTTCTGGGTGCTCTCGGGGGGCATCAGCCTCCGTATTAACCCCGGGGCAAGGTTAGATGAAGGCAATTCTTCGTCCCCACTGTCAGGACTTGGTAGAATCGAAGCCTCAACCCACCTGTAGGCTCCCGTTGTGGTCAACGGAGAGGCAGCAGCACCCAACGATCCTCCCGAGGTTGACGGGAAGGCTTGTCCCCATGACCTGCCCTGCTCCCCTTGGGTTTCTTTGGTGATTTTGAGGGTCTTTCCACCCTAGGGAGACTTCACGGGCAGCAGCCATGAGATCTCCAGGTTGCTGGGACTTCTCGGGAGGGTTTGCTGGCCATGGGGGGAGAAGGACGGGGTCTCCTAGGGGTTAGAACCGCCTGGGCACCTCCTCAGGAGCACGGGTTTGGGAGCCATGGGGTTAAAAGTGGTGGCAAGAGGACACCTCGGAGCCTCACCGGGGGGGCCAGGAGAGGTTGGGGAGGGGGTGAGCCAGGGAATCAGCCCTCGGCAGCCCGGCGTCTTCTCAGCTGGATCCACACTTAaacctttttgcttttttggtgattttttgggttttttttctgtttccagcgATGGCGACAGGCAGGACGCTGCTTCTCCCAGCCTGGCTGGCCCTCGTGTGCGGTGAGCAACCAACCCCAACCCTGTTTTCGCGCCCGTTGCCCATTGCTGCAAGCCAGGAGCCAGGGAGGGATGTCCCCGTGCCCCGGCGTCCTCTTCTTTCAGTGTCCCCAACACTGTCGAATCCCCCTCGAGCTCTGGATAGCTCAAGACCCCCCCAAAGCACCACATCCCCGCAGGTCTCCCGATTTCCTCCCGGCCGGGACGTGCTGCTTCCACCCTGGCTTCAAAACGATGACAAAAAAGCCCCCGTTACCCGTCTCTTTTTTAGGACTTTCGACGGCATATTTCCGCGGCAAGGAATTCATCACTGTCTTCCCACAAAATGACCAGGAGAGcgtccaggcaggcctcagccTGCTCTTCTCCGCTTATTACGACGCAACCAAGGTCACGGTGACGGTGAACAAGGGCAACTTCAAGAGAGAGGTCACCGTCGGCAAAGACCAGACggtctccctgcctgtgccaagAGACATGGAGCTGATCGGCAGCCGCACCTTCGATAAAACCCTCTTGATCCAGGCCAACAAGGAGATCTCCGTGGTCGCCGTGAgctccaagcagcacagcaccGGCGCCACCACCGTCTTGCCCGTCGAGAAGCTGGGCACCGAGTATTACGTGGTGACGCCAGTGGACACCAACAACGACAAGGTGAAGGAGTTTGCCGTCGTAGCCGGGAAGCAGGGGGCGGCTGTCGACATCACCGTCAAAGGTGACGTCTACTACCAAGGGGCGACGCATCCCTCCGGGTCGACTGTGCACGTCAACCTGGCGCCCTACGAGAGCTTGCAGCTGCAAAGCACCAAGAGCCTGTCGGGCACCAAGGTCACGTCGAACGAGGCCGTGGCCGTCCTCAGCGGCCACAGTTGCGTTCAGGTGAACTCCTATTGTGACTACGCCATCGAGCAGCTGCTGCCCGTCTCCGGCTGGGGAAACGAGTACATCGTCCCCCCCGTGCCCATGCAAACCGAATCCGACTTGGTCTACGTCGTGGCGCCTCGCAGGACCACCATCACCTACCGCCTGGGCAGCTCCCAAGCCTCGGAGAACGTCATGGCCGGGGATGTGCAAGAATTCAAGCTCCAGCACAACACCCCGTTCTACGTGACCGCTCCGGCCGGCATCCAGGTGATCTACTTCTTTACCGGAATCAGGAAGGACGTCTCAGGGCAAGATCCCTTCCTGGTCAACATCCCTCCGGTCTCGAGCTACTGCACCTCCTACAGTATCAGCAGCTTGGACGACTTCGAGAGCCACATCCTCCTCGTAGCGCAACACTCGGACACCAGCGCCATCAAGTTCAACAAGAAGCTCATCGGGAACATCCCCTGGCGGATGATTCCCGGCTTGGACTATTCCTGGGCCATGTATAGCATGAGCAAGAGCACAGAAGTGGATAGCATCGAGCACAGCCGGTCGCCCTTCGGGGTGCTGGTCTTCGGCTTCCAAAATTACGAGGGCTACGGCTTTGCGGGCCTTTGCGCCACACGTAAGTAGCGCGAGCGCGCGCATGCGAGGTACCTTGGATGCGACAAACCACTGGGGACGGCTGTTTTGTGGCCGTATACACTTAAATCTTACAGGTGGAGAGTTGCCGCCTCGCGGATCACCCAACCTTTTCTCGCGCTTCCTTACCGGCCACCTCTTCTGCTTTTCCCCAGCTACTTCTCCACCTTCCTGCGCCGACCTCGAATGCAAGGAACACGAGACGTGCACGGTGGTCAAAGGCAATCCCACGTGCGTGAAGGACACCGAATCCATCTGCTGGGCCACCGGCGACCCCCACTACCGCACCTTCGACGGGAAGAACTTTGACTTCATGGGCACGTGCACCTACACCCTCTCCAAGACCTGCACCTCGGACGCGAGCCTCCCCGTCTTCAGCGTTGAGGCCAAGAACGAGAACCGGGGCAACACGCAGGTTTCCTACGTGGGCTCCGTGACCGTCCGCGTCTACGACATCGTCATCACCGTGGTCAGAGGCGAGACCGGGATCGTGAGGGTAGGCAGGAATTCAAACGACGCCACGTGGGCGTTGCGTGGGCATTTCTGGCTTTGCGGGAAAAGGGCCTTTGCCACCTCGTTGCGGGTGAGGGTCAAAGCAGGGCCGATATCGTGTCTCGAGACCCGTGGTCTGCAGAAACACCTCGGAGCTAGATGCCTTTTATCTTCTCACGGCGCCCGATTTGTCTTCCAGGTGAACAACCAGCGCTCCCGCCTCCCCATCTCCCTCGCCGACGGGAAGCTCAAGGCGTACCAGAACGGCGACTCCGTGCTCATCAAAACCGACTTCCTGCTGAAGGTCTTCTTCGACTGGGACCACCACCTGGTGGTGAAGATCCCCAGCAAGCTCTCCAACAAGGTGTGCGGGCTGTGCGGCAACAGCAACGGCGACCCGCGGGACGACGCCACCACCCCCGACGGCTTGCTGGCTTCCGACCCCgtggagctgggcaggagctggaaGGTGGACGACGGCGACCGCTTCTGCTGGGACGACTGCAACGGCGAATGCAAGACCTGCAGCCCCAAGCAGATTATCAAGTACAAGGCGGACACCTCCTGCGGCTTGCTCACCAAGAAGTCGGGGCCCTTCCAGCGCTGCCACGCCACCATCGACCCCAAAGTCTACCTGGACAACTGCGTCTACGACCTCTGCATGAACGATGGGCTCCAATCCGTGCTGTGCCAGGTCCTGAAGACCTACGCGGACAAATGCCGGGAGGCGGAAATCGCCATTTCCGACTGGAGGACCCCTTCGCAGTGCCGTGAGTAGCACCCGGTGGGCCGCAGCCATGATGCGAACGGGTCGAGGATGGGCGACTCCTTCCCAAATCCTTCGGCCTCGGGTGCCGGTTTTCATCCCCCCCGGCTTCAGCTGCCTGCCTCGTTGGCTGAACCCTTCCCTCGCTTCAGGAGCTGCGACCTTCTGGGCTCTTCCCACCACAGCTCTTGGGTTTATTTGTCCTCCAGCCAGGCCGAGCGTGACATTTTGCAGCCTCCCAACGTGAGATCGCACCCTTTTTTCCTTGACCTTCCCTCAGTAGAAGACCCTGGTGGCCAAGCTCTAGGGTGCGCAGATAGGGCATAATTACGGTGAGGTGGGACGGGAATGAGCAGAAAGCACCCAAATAAGGGAAACTGCCCCGAGTGGGACCTTCATCCCTCTCTAGTGCTCTCTGTCACCCAAGAGAGATGGCGCCCAGGTGTTTTGAAGCAGGTGGCACAAAATTGTGCCCCAAAATGTTGTGGGGTCCCAGCCAGCCAGATTCCAGGCCCCCCAAAAAGCGTTCTCGCACGTCGCCTAGCTCCAGAAAGCCCAGGCAGATCTTCTTAGCGCTCTGCTGAGCTTCTCGGCACCAAGGAGCAAGATGCCAACCTTGTCCGCAATGTCCCGTCCCTTCGACAGCCATGTCCTGCCCGGAGAACAGCGTCTACACGGCCTGCGGCCCCGCTTGCCCCGCTACCTGCAACGACCTCGTGACGTCCACCGAGTGCCAGTCTCTGGCCTGCGTCGAGACCTGCGCCTGCCGCGAGGGCTTCGTGCTGGACGCCGGCAAGTGCATCCCCAAGGCCGAGTGCGGCTGCGCGTACGAGGGCCGCCTCTTCGCCCCCGGCGAGGAGTTCTGGGCCGACGACGCCTGCACGAGACACTGCGTCTGCGACGCCACGAGCCGGCAGGCCAAGTGCCGAGACGCCGGCTGCCGCATCGGCGAGCAGTGCCGCGTGGAGAAGGGCATCCTGGATTGCTACCCCGTGAGCTACGGCACCTGCTCGGCGGCGGGACGCACCCACTACCAGACTTTCGACGGCAGCAGGTTCGTCTTCCAAGGCAGCTGCCTCTACCAGCTTGCCGGGCTGTGCAAGAAGAGCCAAGGCTTAGTGGACTTCCAGGTGCTCATCCAGAACGGCCACCAGGACAACCAGCATCTCTCCGCCATCGCTTTCGTGCAAGTCAAAGTCTACGGCGGCGACATCGCGATCAGCCAGAAGCACCCTGGCAAAATCATGGTGAGTTTCACGAGCGTTGCTTTATTTAATCGTGAAGTTCTTCGCTTTCTGCTCTTCGCCCTGACCTCGCTTCTCCCGTCTTCTTCTGCACCGCCTAACGCTTAACGTATATCTCCAGCCGCGTTACTAAGATCCAAAGCTACCGGGACTTTTTGCCTTGCCCGATTCAACATGAGGTTGAGTTGCCTAAATACCAGGATCTCCACCCAAACCGGTCACCCGCCGGTAGAGCGGTGCGTAACATGAGCCGTTGGAGCCTGGTGCACAGTTGGTCTCATTCCTGGTGGGTTGGGCAGATGGGTGAATCCTCAAATTGTTCTCATAACTGCATGGGGCCCTTTCGGCCGGATCCTAGATCTTTGAGGCTGGGCGAGATGTCACCCACTGGTCCCGTCGGCTGCTGATCCCTCTGCATTTGCCCCCAGGTCGATAACTTGCTGGTCAACCTGCCGTATCGCACCAGAGGCGGGAAGGTCTCCGCCTACCAAGGCGGGCGGCAGGCGGTGGTGGAGACGGACTTCGGGCTCACCGTCACCTACGACTGGCAGAGCCAGGTCACCGTGTCGGTGCCCGGCAGCTACGCGGGCGCCCTGTGCGGCCTCTGCGGCAACTTCGACGGCAACGCCGGCAATGAGCTGCTGCTGAAGGACGGCCAAGCGACGTCCAACCCGACCACCTTCGGGCACAGCTGGAAGGTGAAGGACATACCAGGCTGCGTGGAGCTGCCGCAGGACAAATGCCCCACGCTCGCAGAGGCGCTGCAGTACCAGGACACCCTTAGGAAGGGCTGCAGGATCATCTCGAGCCCCAGTGGTCCTTTCAGAGCGTGCCACAGAAAGGTGGACCCCGAGCCGTACTTCCAAAGCTGCGTGAGCGACTTCTGCTTCTTCCAAGACCAGCCAGATGTGACCTGCCCGCTCATCGCCAGCTACGCCGCGGCCTGCCAAGCTGCCGGCGTGGCGACCGCAAGGTGGAGGACGGCCGATTTCTGCAGTGAGTAGAGACGGCTTGAGGGTCTCCTCGCATGGTGGTGGGCATCCAAGCGTCCGTTGGGCTTGCGAGCGGCAAAGGGAGCCCCGGTTTGGGTGCGACTCCACGTGGGGAGGAGCCGGACGGAGGTGGGGACCGTCTCACCTCGCCGGAGATGGTCGGGGTGGGATTCACGACACCCAGAAGCCTATGTTGGTCACCTCGTGTCCACCTGCAGAAAGAAACCCTTGTGGGGAACGACTTGTCCCACCTCAAGGTGGGCCGCTACGATGGGTCAAATGGTTTAGTCCCTATAAGCACCGTTTTTGGGGGGGGTTCGGGGTGAAACGGATCAAAAAATCTACACCTGGGGAGACCTAACCCCAATCTTTCCCCCCGCCACCGCCGTCCCCAAGTTCTCCGCCATCGAACCCGAAATTTCTTTGCCGCTAATGAGTCTTCACGTCTCGTGGCAGGTATCTCGTGTCCCGCCAACAGCCACTACGAGTCGTGTTCCCGAGGCTGCGGCCAGACCTGCAGCAGCCTTTACGCCCCGGCGCAGTGCTcggagcggtgctgggagggctgcGTGTGCGACGAGGGCTTCGTGCTCAGCGGCGACCGCTGCGTGCCCATGTCGCAGTGCGGCTGCCTCCACCAAGGTCTCTACTACcagctggaggagactttcctgCCCACGTGCTGGCAGCAGTGCCAGTGCCAGGCTGGCGGGGCCGTGCAGTGCCAGAACTCGTCCTGCGTCGTGGAAAGCGACTGCAAAATCGTCGACGGCGTCCGGAAATGCGAAGCCTCCGGCACGGCCCTGTGCGTGGTCACCGGTGACCGCCAGTACATCTCCTACGACGGCCTGGCCTTCGAGGTGCCCGGCGCCTGCTCCTACGTCCTCACCAAGACCTGCGGCGACGACGGCGATCTGACGCCCTTCGTCGTGACGGTGGAGAAGGAGCCCGAGAAGACGACAAAGGGCTCCGTCATCAAAGCGTTGACCGTCCGCGTCTACGGGCTCACGTTGACCCTGCTCCATGGGAAGATGGAAACCGTCATGGTAAGACCGCGGGTCACATTGCCGCTTTTTTGGGGGGCAAACGTGTGGGGGGCCCAAAGGTTTGGTCTTTCATCGCGTCGAGGAGATGACAGccccttctgcttctccttcGTGTTGGGCAGGTCTCAccccttctgcttctcctttgcGTTGGGCAGGTCTCACCCCTTCTGCTCTTCCTCCATCGCGTTGGGCAGGTCTCAccccttctgcttctcctttgcGTTGGGCAGGTCTCACCCCTTCTGCTCTTCCTTCACATTGGGCAGGTCTCACCCCTTCTGCTCTTCCTTCACATTGAGCAGGTCTCACCCCTTCTGCTCTTCCTCCACATTGAGCAGTTCTcaccactttacctcctccatgTTGAGCAGGTCTCATCCCTACCCCGCCATGAAGCAACACGCGTCCACCTTCGCCATCCAGTTGCCACGTGGTGGCCAAAAGCTCATGAGCAACCTCCAAGGTGTCTCACCCAACGCATTTTGGCCTCCTTTCTCCCCAACCTTCCGCTCACCGGCAGCCTTTCTCTCTCCCGGCCCTAGGTGGACAACATCACCTACAACCTGCCCGCCATCCTCCGGGACGGCCAGGTCTCCGTGCTGCGCCACGGAGCCGACGTGCTGCTTCTCACCGACTTCGGCCTCACCTTACGCTACGACCTGCAGCACGCGGCCACCGTGGCAGCGCCGGCGACCTACCGGGGCCGACTCTGCGGGCTGTGCGGCAACCGCGACGGCCGGCAGGCCAACGACTGGCTCCTGCCCGACGGCCgccctgccgccaccgccgccgtctTCGGCGCCGCGTGGCAGGAGCAACCCACCCAACCTTGCGCCGACGCGTGCGGCGACGGCGGCTGCCCCAGCTGCCCGGCGGAGCGGGAAGCCGTGCTGCGGCGTGACGACCACTGCGGGCTGCTGGTGGCCGCCGGGGGACCTTTGGCCGCTTGCCACGCTGCCCTCGACCCGGCGCCCTTTTTCCACACCTGCCTGCATGACGGCTGCCTGGCCACTGCCGATGGCGCCCTGCTCTGCCGCAGCGTCCACAGCTACGCCGCTGCCTGCGCCGACATTGGTGTCGCTGTCCGGCCCTGGCGGGAACCTGCCTTCTGCCGTAAGCCCCGGGAGGGAGCGGGTGGAAAATATAGATATAGAcgtataaaaaaatatatatgcatcctctggtgtgtgtatatatatatatatgtatatatatgtgtatataaatatatatatatgcatcctCTGGGGCAGgaaactttttatatatataaaaatatataaaaataaatatatatatatgcatcctCCAGGGGAGGAaattatatctatatctatatctatagatagatagatagatatagatatagatatgcaTCCTCCAGGGGAggaaattttatatatacatggaaatatatatatatatgtatatatgcatcctccagtgtgtatatatatatatacatatataaatatatatatatctgcaacctccaaaggaggaaaTTTTATCCATATAGCTCCAAAAATAGATATACATTTGCACGCTCCGGGGGGAGGCAATTTCGCACGCGCTCGATCGGGCGAAGCCGCGGGGAAGAACCCAGTGATTAATGGCTCTTGGCAAGCGCCGAGACGT
Proteins encoded:
- the LOC106490510 gene encoding IgGFc-binding protein-like, whose protein sequence is MELIGSRTFDKTLLIQANKEISVVAVSSKQHSTGATTVLPVEKLGTEYYVVTPVDTNNDKVKEFAVVAGKQGAAVDITVKGDVYYQGATHPSGSTVHVNLAPYESLQLQSTKSLSGTKVTSNEAVAVLSGHSCVQVNSYCDYAIEQLLPVSGWGNEYIVPPVPMQTESDLVYVVAPRRTTITYRLGSSQASENVMAGDVQEFKLQHNTPFYVTAPAGIQVIYFFTGIRKDVSGQDPFLVNIPPVSSYCTSYSISSLDDFESHILLVAQHSDTSAIKFNKKLIGNIPWRMIPGLDYSWAMYSMSKSTEVDSIEHSRSPFGVLVFGFQNYEGYGFAGLCATPTSPPSCADLECKEHETCTVVKGNPTCVKDTESICWATGDPHYRTFDGKNFDFMGTCTYTLSKTCTSDASLPVFSVEAKNENRGNTQVSYVGSVTVRVYDIVITVVRGETGIVRVNNQRSRLPISLADGKLKAYQNGDSVLIKTDFLLKVFFDWDHHLVVKIPSKLSNKVCGLCGNSNGDPRDDATTPDGLLASDPVELGRSWKVDDGDRFCWDDCNGECKTCSPKQIIKYKADTSCGLLTKKSGPFQRCHATIDPKVYLDNCVYDLCMNDGLQSVLCQVLKTYADKCREAEIAISDWRTPSQCPMSCPENSVYTACGPACPATCNDLVTSTECQSLACVETCACREGFVLDAGKCIPKAECGCAYEGRLFAPGEEFWADDACTRHCVCDATSRQAKCRDAGCRIGEQCRVEKGILDCYPVSYGTCSAAGRTHYQTFDGSRFVFQGSCLYQLAGLCKKSQGLVDFQVLIQNGHQDNQHLSAIAFVQVKVYGGDIAISQKHPGKIMVDNLLVNLPYRTRGGKVSAYQGGRQAVVETDFGLTVTYDWQSQVTVSVPGSYAGALCGLCGNFDGNAGNELLLKDGQATSNPTTFGHSWKVKDIPGCVELPQDKCPTLAEALQYQDTLRKGCRIISSPSGPFRACHRKVDPEPYFQSCVSDFCFFQDQPDVTCPLIASYAAACQAAGVATARWRTADFCSISCPANSHYESCSRGCGQTCSSLYAPAQCSERCWEGCVCDEGFVLSGDRCVPMSQCGCLHQGLYYQLEETFLPTCWQQCQCQAGGAVQCQNSSCVVESDCKIVDGVRKCEASGTALCVVTGDRQYISYDGLAFEVPGACSYVLTKTCGDDGDLTPFVVTVEKEPEKTTKGSVIKALTVRVYGLTLTLLHGKMETVMVDNITYNLPAILRDGQVSVLRHGADVLLLTDFGLTLRYDLQHAATVAAPATYRGRLCGLCGNRDGRQANDWLLPDGRPAATAAVFGAAWQEQPTQPCADACGDGGCPSCPAEREAVLRRDDHCGLLVAAGGPLAACHAALDPAPFFHTCLHDGCLATADGALLCRSVHSYAAACADIGVAVRPWREPAFCPPSCPANSTYSLCADLCAGGCASLGARCPEGCAEGCRCAEGLLFDGRRCVPAERCGCFQDGRYYQPGEETLTESCHRRCTCVASQGLRCDAHACPDDETCEIRDGAWSCVKPGEAEGSGGMRELVARVPDFSWRSIFHPPPQL